The following DNA comes from Motilibacter aurantiacus.
TGCAGCGCAGCTGCCTTAGCGAGCGTCTCCAGCTCGTCGAGGCCCTGCGAGGTGGGCTTGCCCTCCAACTTGGGCGCCAGGTTGAGCGCGGACACTCGGACCGCCAGTCCCGAGTTGAGGCGGTGTCGCCCCCAGCCTGCTACTGGTACAGCGGGATTCGACCAGTAGGACTCCTGAACACGAAGTCGGCTCACAGCTGATTCGAGTTTTTCGGCTTCTGCAAGGACCTCAGCGAGATCGGCTTCACCCGTCAACGACTTTGCCTGCAACACCAGCTGGTCAGCGCGTTGCGCAGCAAGAATCTGTCCTTGTCTGCTCAGGAGGTCCTTTTGCTGCTCCTGCAGCGCCACTGCCGCGCGCGCACTAGCACTCGTGAGGTGATACAGCAGAACCGGTATGGCGGCCGTCACCACGAGCGTCGCGACTGCAACAACGAAACTCCACCAGGCTGCCGAGTTCTCGAAATGCCCTCTGATCTCATCGGGCTCAAGCGCTCCAACTACGCCCACCGCCACAACCGAGAACACGCAGGCAACTACGGCAATCCTAGACGTCGGCTGTTTCTTGTTCATTTCATTTGTTCCAGTCTCTGGTAAGCAGATCGCGACGCGGACGCGCGGCTGTGGCAACTTTCAGGGCGGACATTGCCGAGCGTCAGGCCGCCGTCTAGACTGCGAGCACGCGCGCATAGGTTCCCTTGCGTACCGCGTCCGGTTACTAGTATCCCTCTAGCTGTTGCCTTGAATGCGGAACAGACCCCCGGGAGGCGGCGGACAACGTGGCTTAGCCCGGGTCTGACGGCTTCACTCGGCAGCTGTCCAGGCGGAAGGTCAAGCGTTCCACGCCTGCTGCTTGGCGACCTCCGATACCGGTTCCTGGTCACTTAGCCGCATTCCCAAGCGATCGGCAGCTGACCTTACTACGTCGGTAGGCCACAACTCGGGGTTCCGCAGGATTTCCTGCGCCTGACCGTATCGGATTTTGATAAGTCGTGTTGAGTCGAGCGTCCCTTCTGGCACGTCCGCCCGTCCACCTCTCAACTGGTCGACATTCAGCTTGCCCTCGAGGATAGCCAGGGCGCGGGTCAGGACTCCGGCAATCTCACTCCCTGAGCCCCAAAGTCGACCGGCGTCGCGCGCTATGTAGGGCGCCAGTTGTTGTCTTGTACCATCCCCGCTCGCCGTCCATAGAAGCACAGCAAGACGAGGTGAGGGTTCGATGAGGCGCAACCTGAGCGCGTCTCCTAATCGAAGGGTTCGAGCGTACGGACTCAGCCTCGCGGCGCGAGAGACAGCTGCGGCGACCAGGGCCCAATCCCTATGGTCGAGTCGCTCGACCAAGTCGTTCAAGGTGTCGGTAGACGCCCCCACAGCCTCACTGGACGCAACCTGAAGGATGGAGGTCAGGAAGCTCATTGTTGAGAGGCGATGCACACAAGCGGACGCCTCGATACTCCACCAGACTCCGTCCGTCTTGTTCTCGATCGCCTCACGCCGCCAGCGTCCTACACTTCGCCAAGCGGCATTCTCCGACAGGTCCGGCTTAGCGGAAAGCTCCGCTATCACCCCGTCTGGAGCAGCTAGGACGGCCTCCCGGAGCGGCCAGCAATCACCCCCCCAAACGCCCTCGTAGGTATCCAGGCATTGCTCCCAAGATCTCGACTCCTGAAGGTCACCCCACGCGTGTGCTTCATCGAAAGCGCTGACGAGTTCGTGCCAGTAGCTCGCCTGCCCATCCGCAACTGAAGAGGCACGCGCGTCTCGGTCAGATGCCTTGTCCGTTGAGAAGAGGCCTCCCTCAGTCCGTACGGAGGGACCCTTCGCCTGGCGGGCGTAGAAGCGGTCAACGCTCGACGCCGCTAACAGGCGAGCATACGGTCCGTTGCTGGCCTCTAGGACGCGCTGCCGGAGGACGTAGCCATCTTTGAGCTCGGCGAAGCAACGCAGAACGAGTTCGTCGTCAACCACGTCGCTGGCGGACGCGAGAAGTAGGTCCAGGAGGGACATGTTCTGGTTCAGCTGACTCGCGTTGGCGGTGAGTCGTCTTCTTCGTTCCTCATTGTCAGCTGTGAGGCCCCTCAAGGCAGTTCCAGCGAGAAGCCACACCCCGGCTTCGGCTTCTGCTGCCGCGGCCCACCAGGCGCGTACAACGTTCCTCGTTTCCCCCCAGTGATCGAGAATTTGAACTACCGCGGCGATTGTGTGCTCGTCGTTGTGCTCCAGCAACCGCCGTGTGAGAAAGTCGACAGCTTGTTTGCGCCCAGCCCGTTCATGGAACCTAAGCAGTGACTCATCCTGCTGAATCAGTCCATCGACCGCGAGCACCGGTCCGGAGCCTTCAAGGACAACCCTCACCATGTCGTCAACGACAAGCTGTACCTGCCCCCCTAAAACCTGATCATCAAGGAACAGTTTCGCTGCGATCCTGCTGATTGGGTGCTCCCCGATGTATCGGTCCTGCTGCAGCTCTTTGAGCATATAAATGAGTGCAGGCACCTCCCCTGACGAGAGCTTCCCGGCGAAGAACCTCATTACGTTCGACCAGAACGGTCTACGAATCAGTGCCGTCAGACACGCCATGCGGTTGTTCTTATTCGTGTCACTGGGCAGCGTGTCGTACAAGTGCTCGGCCGCGAAATACTCGCGCAGAGGCTGCACCTCGAACTGAAACTCCTGAGAGTCAAGCTCACGCTGCACGAGGCACAAGACCCTCGTTGTAACGGACTTGAAGAGTTCGTCCACGAACTGCGCATCACGGCCACGAGGCAGGAGGTACTCCGTAAGCAGTGCCTTCAGTTCGACGAGTCCAATCGCACCCTTAGATTGCCCCAACTCAACTTGTGTGTGTATGCGCCAGGCCAGAAGTTTGTGAAAAGCAATGATCAGATCCTTGTGTTCAGCCACGATCTGCGACTTTGACTCGCGGTCCATGAACACGTCGATGTACCTGTCGTACAGAGCCGTTCGCTTCTCCGGCAGTACCGCCCTCCGCTGCATCAGATGAAGAAGAATTGCGAGCTGCATCGGGTTGCCGGCCAGGTCAACGACGTGGGGCATCGTGATGCTCTCGGTGAAGGTGCGGCGCAAGTCAGCGATCTCTGCGGAATCTAGTCGTGACTGAGCAACCCATCGCTCAAGGTACTTCATCCGCAACGCCGGCGTGAGTGAGCTCAAGAAGAGAGCCTGGAAGTGAGGGTCGCGCCACATCGGGCGCCCTACGCTCCCGGGCCGGGTAGCTACTATGAGCTGAGCGTCCAGCGCATTCGCCCTCATGCGAACACTCGTTGCCCTGATCTCGTCAGCGATCTCATCTCGTTCGTCAGCGTCAGCAACTTCATCAAGGCCGTCGAAAGCGAGAAGGACTGCCCTGGTAGTTACCAGGACGCTAAGCTGCCTGACTGAGAAATCTCGGCCACTAGCCTGCGCAAGCATAATCGCCATGAACGATTCGAGGGAGGCGTTCGGCTGCGAACTTTCGGGTCTACGGGGCACTTTCGGGTGAACGCCGGCAGGGTGCCCCAACAGCTCTCTGCGCCAAGCGGCATAGTCCGTAAGCTCGACCTTGATAGGCAGACGCGCAACCTCAGTCACTGGGCTGAGGTCTGCTGCAATCGGCGAATACTCGTCCCGGGCGAGTATCCTGGCGCGATAGAATTGGCAGAGGAACTGCAGCAGCGTCGTCTTCCCCTGCCCCGGTCCTCCGACGAGCACTGCGGAACCAGCCCAGTTCGGGTGTAGGAGCGCCTGCGCAGCACCTGCCTTGCCAAGTCCGAAGGGCTCGGTACGGACCTCGATGGGAGGTGGCCGCGTGGCGCCGTTACGCTTCAAGGGTGGCCTAGGGCGCGGATTTATATCGCGCAGGAAGGCTTCCACCTCGGTTCCCGGTCGACCGACGACGGGCACATCGACGAACAGACTCTCAACAGTCACACCTGTCAGCTCCACTTGGCGGAACCGCACTTCGTTGTCTCTGACGTAGTGCGCAGCAAGAGCCAAGCGCGCGACTTCTTCTACTTCGTCCTCTCCCTTGCCTTGTCGAACAACGCCGCCGCAGTACTCGCGAGCCCAGGCCTGACCAAACACGGCCAGCACGACAGCAGGCATGTTCCGCAGCCGCGTAGACACGGCTTCAGCTCCCCAAAGATCTACCTGGAGGCGCCCTCTGTACTCGTCTTTCAGGAGGGCGAGTGCGTCGATCATAGCCGTGTCATTGTCAACTGCGACGGAAGTCACCACTACGAAACGGCGCGCGTTGAACCGGGAGGACTTCCTTCCTGCGTCGTTGTCCGGAGCGCCCGCATATTCGCGGACAGCATCGCGTAGATCTGCGACCCCAAACCGCTTGTATCGCTTGACCTGATACATGACCCGTGTGCCGTCTTCTTCTTCCTCGAAAATGTCGAGGCCGAACTGCCGTTGGCCAGATCGTCCATAGAAATGCACTGAGGAGCGCTCGTGTGTCGCGACCAACTCTGCGACGACTCGCTCGAAGACTTCTGGCTCGATGGCATTCAGAGGCAGGAGATGAGGATTTCTAGTAGGAATATCCAGCTGTCGTTGCGAAAGCCGCTTGCGTAACCGTTGTAATGTGACTTCCCTTCCGTTGTCCGGGTCATTTATGAGAGCGGCACGAGGATGATCTTGCTGCCGTACCTGTCTCTCCCTAGACATCCGGACCTGTCCTCCTCGAGGCGGCCAGGCAGAGGGTGCTGCCTGCTGGTCTCGGCAAACTACCCGAGAGAGCCGGTCGCTCGCAGCCTGGTCTAGGCGACGACAGCAACCAGCAGAGAGTCAGGTGCACCTGTGCCGGCTTGGTGCCGAGTCACTCCAGGGCACAGACCCTCACGCAGTGCCCCCCCCCCCCCCCCCCCCCCCCCCCCCCCCCCCCCCCCNCCCGCGAGCGGAGCGCAGTCTCTCGTGAGGCGCTGAGCCCGGCCCCCGCATCTAATGGGAGACCAATCCCTTGCGGGGGCCGGGCGCGCCGAGGGAGCGACCAGTTGCTCAACCTCGGCGTGTGTGGGAGCTCTCCGGGCGGGCCGGCAGCTCTGCTGGTTTCGCTGACGCGGACGAAGCCGCGCAGACACACCATTCTTTCTGCATAGACTCGCGGCACCCACCGCGTTGTGCATCTCGCAGCTTTGCGATCGTGCTTCCCGCGAGCTGCGGCCGGGATCTCCAGACTCCTCGGCTTGGCTGCTGGCGAAGAAGCGGCACGATCGAGATCGTCGCCTCCTGCAGGAGTTGCTTATCCTTCTCGGGCAGTGCGCCAAATGCGTATCGTACCCATTGCGCGCCTTCCCGTGATCTCCAGCCGAGTCTCTTGCCGGCCTCTTCCCAGCTGCTCGCACCTGCGATGCGGCTCAGAGTGAGGGAGACAA
Coding sequences within:
- a CDS encoding NACHT domain-containing protein, with amino-acid sequence MYQVKRYKRFGVADLRDAVREYAGAPDNDAGRKSSRFNARRFVVVTSVAVDNDTAMIDALALLKDEYRGRLQVDLWGAEAVSTRLRNMPAVVLAVFGQAWAREYCGGVVRQGKGEDEVEEVARLALAAHYVRDNEVRFRQVELTGVTVESLFVDVPVVGRPGTEVEAFLRDINPRPRPPLKRNGATRPPPIEVRTEPFGLGKAGAAQALLHPNWAGSAVLVGGPGQGKTTLLQFLCQFYRARILARDEYSPIAADLSPVTEVARLPIKVELTDYAAWRRELLGHPAGVHPKVPRRPESSQPNASLESFMAIMLAQASGRDFSVRQLSVLVTTRAVLLAFDGLDEVADADERDEIADEIRATSVRMRANALDAQLIVATRPGSVGRPMWRDPHFQALFLSSLTPALRMKYLERWVAQSRLDSAEIADLRRTFTESITMPHVVDLAGNPMQLAILLHLMQRRAVLPEKRTALYDRYIDVFMDRESKSQIVAEHKDLIIAFHKLLAWRIHTQVELGQSKGAIGLVELKALLTEYLLPRGRDAQFVDELFKSVTTRVLCLVQRELDSQEFQFEVQPLREYFAAEHLYDTLPSDTNKNNRMACLTALIRRPFWSNVMRFFAGKLSSGEVPALIYMLKELQQDRYIGEHPISRIAAKLFLDDQVLGGQVQLVVDDMVRVVLEGSGPVLAVDGLIQQDESLLRFHERAGRKQAVDFLTRRLLEHNDEHTIAAVVQILDHWGETRNVVRAWWAAAAEAEAGVWLLAGTALRGLTADNEERRRRLTANASQLNQNMSLLDLLLASASDVVDDELVLRCFAELKDGYVLRQRVLEASNGPYARLLAASSVDRFYARQAKGPSVRTEGGLFSTDKASDRDARASSVADGQASYWHELVSAFDEAHAWGDLQESRSWEQCLDTYEGVWGGDCWPLREAVLAAPDGVIAELSAKPDLSENAAWRSVGRWRREAIENKTDGVWWSIEASACVHRLSTMSFLTSILQVASSEAVGASTDTLNDLVERLDHRDWALVAAAVSRAARLSPYARTLRLGDALRLRLIEPSPRLAVLLWTASGDGTRQQLAPYIARDAGRLWGSGSEIAGVLTRALAILEGKLNVDQLRGGRADVPEGTLDSTRLIKIRYGQAQEILRNPELWPTDVVRSAADRLGMRLSDQEPVSEVAKQQAWNA